In Heterodontus francisci isolate sHetFra1 unplaced genomic scaffold, sHetFra1.hap1 HAP1_SCAFFOLD_51_2, whole genome shotgun sequence, a single window of DNA contains:
- the LOC137363006 gene encoding histone H2A-like, with product MSGRGKTSGKARAKAKSRSSRAGLQFPVGRVHRHLRKGNCAERVDAGAPVYLAAVLEYLTAEILELAGNAARDNKKTRIIPRHLQLAVRNDEELNKLLGGVTIAQGGVLPNIQAVLLPKKTSHKVVARFYEQL from the exons atgtctggaagaggaaagaccagcggcaaagctcgggccaaggccaagtctcgctcctcccgggctggactgcagttcccggtgggccgtgttcacaggcacctAAGAAAGGGCAACTGTGCTGAGCGTGTggatgccggagccccggtctatctggctgctgtgctcgagtatctgaccgctgaaatcctcgagctggctggcaacgcggcccgggacaacaagaagacccgcatcattcccagacacctgcagctggccgtgcgcaacgacgaggagctcaacaagctgctgggaggggtgactatcgctcagggtggggtgctgcctaatatccaggccgtgctgctgcccaagaaaaccagc cacaaagtcgtggcgcgattttacgaacagctttaa